TGGCCGCTTGATCCCGAGAAAGTTTTCCTCCAGCGATAGAACGGTTCAGCTCGCGAATCCAATCGAAAATTGCCCCCCACGCTTTTGAAACATTCAAATCATCATCTAACGCATCGGCAAACCGGCTGACAATTGTCGCGTCTGGTGGGGCGTGAACGTTTCCCCCAACTTCATCCCAAGACTCAAGGAGTTTGCTCAAACACTCTTCAATCCGTGCCAGCGACTTCCGCGCGCCCTGCAGACCTTCAAGAGTGAAGTTGAACGACTCGCGATAATGCGCCGTGAGGAGCAGGTAACGGATTTCGCGCCCGTTGAAGCCGTGCTTTTCAGTGAGATCACGCAAGGTGTAGAAGTTACCGAGCGACTTGCTCATTTTTTTACCCTCCACCAACAAATGCGCGCCGTGCAGCCAGTATTTGACAAAGGGTTTGCCGGTGGCGCCTTCGCTCTGCGCGATTTCGTCCTCGTGATGGGGAAAAATCAAATCCTCGCCGCCTAGGTGGAGGTCAAAACTTTCGCCGAGGACCTTCATGCTCATCGCGCTGCACTCGATGTGCCAGCCGGGTCGGCCTTCGCCCCACGGGCTCGGCCAGAACACGTCGCCGTCCTCCGCCACTCGCGCCTTCCAGAGCGCGAAGTCCGCGATGGATTCCTTCGCGTAATCGTCGCTGCTCACCCGCTCACCCGGGCGCATTTCATCGAAATTCAAATTGACCAACTGACCGTAGCGGCAGCCGCAACCGCGATATTTCTCGATGCTGAAATAGACAGAGCCGTCCGCCGCCCGGTAGGCGATGCCGCGAGCAACCAGTCTTTCGATCAACGAAATAATGTCCGGAATGTGTTCTGTCGCGCGCGGCATCTGATGCGGACGAAGACAGCCAAGTGTTTCCAAATCTGCGAGGAACGCAGACTCATATTTGCCGGTATAATCGTGAAGCGAACCGCCCGATTCACGAACGCGTTTGATGATCTTGTCCTCCACGTCGGTGATGTTCATCACGTGCGTGACGGCAACGCCCTTGAACTCAAGATAGCGGCGGACAAGGTCGGCGAAAACGAACGTGCGAAAATTGCCGATGTGCGCGAAGTCATGCACCGTCGGCCCGCAGCAATACATGGCGATCTTTTTGCCGGAGGGGTCGAGCGGCACAAACTCCTGCACCGATCGTGTCAACGTGTTGAAGAATTTCAGGCCCATGTTGCCAGTGGCGCGACAGCGTAAGGCGGCAGACGCGAAAGAAAAGGGGAATTTCTATTCAAGCCAGGATCGCTTCCCTTTCCGCCGGTGTGACGACCTTCCATGTTCCGCGGGGCAGGCCGCCCA
The DNA window shown above is from Candidatus Angelobacter sp. and carries:
- the cysS gene encoding cysteine--tRNA ligase; the protein is MGLKFFNTLTRSVQEFVPLDPSGKKIAMYCCGPTVHDFAHIGNFRTFVFADLVRRYLEFKGVAVTHVMNITDVEDKIIKRVRESGGSLHDYTGKYESAFLADLETLGCLRPHQMPRATEHIPDIISLIERLVARGIAYRAADGSVYFSIEKYRGCGCRYGQLVNLNFDEMRPGERVSSDDYAKESIADFALWKARVAEDGDVFWPSPWGEGRPGWHIECSAMSMKVLGESFDLHLGGEDLIFPHHEDEIAQSEGATGKPFVKYWLHGAHLLVEGKKMSKSLGNFYTLRDLTEKHGFNGREIRYLLLTAHYRESFNFTLEGLQGARKSLARIEECLSKLLESWDEVGGNVHAPPDATIVSRFADALDDDLNVSKAWGAIFDWIRELNRSIAGGKLSRDQAATAIVTWKLVDSVFGLSFRPESSLRMSEAKGIVPFGLLIDLAGETSAPAEVKQLAMERIKARKAKDFKRSDAIRDELKAKGWVIEDTPKGPRLKRA